The following proteins are co-located in the Aquarana catesbeiana isolate 2022-GZ linkage group LG02, ASM4218655v1, whole genome shotgun sequence genome:
- the LOC141129884 gene encoding putative methyltransferase C9orf114: MDIAQSPELQTYLAGQIARAYAICCVDEIVIFNETGEGSKNVEGNFEGVGKKGQACVQLSRILQYLECPQYLRKCFFPKHPGLQFAGLLNPLDSPHHMRIDEESLYREGVVLDRPTKPGKGSFVNCGMRKEVRIDKQLQEGLRVTVQLFEDKLDQKVRKEIVMSPQHPRTESGIYWVYKVRLASCLSVVFTECPFKDGYDLTVGTSERGTNVEAVTLPAFRHALVIFGGVQGLEASVDSDQNLDIEEPSVLFNYYLNTCPVQGSRTIRTEEAILISLPALKPRIEVASCQAKDS; the protein is encoded by the coding sequence ATGGACATTGCCCAGTCTCCGGAGCTGCAGACATACCTGGCTGGACAGATAGCGCGAGCCTATGCCATCTGCTGTGTGGATGAGATTGTGATATTCAATGAGACTGGAGAAGGGTCAAAGAACGTGGAAGGGAACTTTGAgggtgtggggaaaaaaggacaggccTGCGTGCAGCTATCAAGAATACTTCAGTATCTAGAGTGTCCTCAGTATCTAAGAAAATGCTTCTTTCCCAAACATCCAGGCTTGCAATTTGCAGGTCTCCTGAACCCCCTGGATAGCCCTCATCATATGAGAATAGATGAAGAGTCTCTGTACAGAGAGGGAGTTGTTTTAGACCGACCAACTAAGCCAGGCAAAGGTTCATTTGTTAACTGTGGCATGAGAAAGGAAGTGCGGATAGACAAGCAACTGCAAGAAGGACTCAGGGTTACAGTGCAGTTATTTGAAGATAAACTAGATCAGAAAGTAAGGAAAGAGATTGTCATGTCCCCACaacaccctaggacagaaagtggcATCTACTGGGTGTACAAAGTGAGACTGGCATCCTGTCTCAGTGTTGTCTTCACAGAATGCCCCTTTAAGGATGGATACGATCTAACCGTTGGAACATCAGAAAGAGGAACTAATGTGGAAGCCGTAACTCTACCAGCATTCAGACATGCATTGGTCATCTTCGGAGGAGTCCAAGGGCTTGAAGCCAGTGTAGACAGTGACCAGAATTTGGACATTGAAGAACCTAGCGTTCTGTTTAACTATTATCTGAACACATGTCCTGTGCAAGGCAGCCGCACCATCAGAACAGAGGAAGCCATCTTGATTTCACTGCCAGCACTAAAGCCCCGAATAGAAGTGGCATCCTGTCAAGCCAAAGACAGCTGA